The Lentimicrobium sp. L6 genome includes the window GAACGCCAGAGGAAAATTCCAGAATGATGAGATCTGCAGGAAGGATCATGGGTGCTGCCGATATGGGGTTTGTGAAGCTTGACGAAAAAACCAAGAAATTACTTTGGGGAAAAATCCAATTCGAAAATGTGGAGAAAGGTTATGCTGACCCATCAAAGAATAAATTTGTATTACCAGATAAAGACTTATGGGCTGTTTGTGCGGTGATTCCTCAATCTTTATGGATGCAGCAGTATACGGAGCGTATGAGCTGGGCTTCCAGTAATACCATGAGCTATTCAAGAGCCAATATATATGCCAATAGAATAAGTGTATTCCTCAGAGGATTAGGTTATCAATCCTACGGTGGAGACACAGAATCTGTAGGTCGTTTAGTAGGATTTGGAGTAATGTCGGGTATGGGTGAGTATGGTAGAGCTGGAATACTTGTTAGCCCTCAATTTGGAACTAATATCAGAACAGTAATGGTGACCATCACAGACCTTCCTCTAGCTGTTACAAAACCTATTGATGCAGGTATTACCAAATTTTGTGAAGCTTGCAAGAAATGTGGAGAAATGTGTCCCTCTGGTGCCATTAGTATGGAAGATAAGCCATTCTGGGGAGGTCAAGCAAAAATGCAAGCCGAAGGAATTAAAGGCTGGTATATGGATAGTAAGAAATGCTACTCCTATATGTTAGGAGGAGAGCCGGATTGTAGCCGTTGTCAATCGGTATGTCCTTTCACAAAATTCGATGAAGCGGTGCTGCACGACCTGATACGTATTTCTATTGGTTCTGCTCCAGCACTAAATGGTGCCATTAGAAAAATGGATGATATATTCGGATATGGTAAAGAGCCAGATCTTGATAAAACACCATGGGACATAGATCCAATGGATATCCCACTTTATGGTCTAGATAAATCACGTTCGTAAATTTAAAAGGAGAAACATCATGAGATTAGTTAGTTGGATTTGGTTCTGGTATATTATACTTGGTTTTTTAATGGGTGGCGGAGCTGTAATGATATGGCAAACACTTAAGAATCTATCATTGAAATTAGTGTGGTATGAATGGATATTACTGATTCTATGCAATATTGCATTTATGTTTATGGGTCAGACTTTTATAGCCTCTTTTCAAGAGTTTGAACCTCAAGCAGCATGGCTTACTATCGTTTTTATGGGA containing:
- a CDS encoding reductive dehalogenase: MAKSNKKYHSTVGRRDFMKMLGLGAGALGLGAAGLHAAGIGEDGFKDLDEMMASPLADRKLPFWVKEVDEPTVKIDWDNFEIFQGPENTLFNPASWENPDDYFEIYKRNIESTKKNVQNNVPGLSLKDRALADANCWGWGGRSGADLAAPWTGADVKSNPQWEHPTMFYTPEQYGVPKHKGTPEENSRMMRSAGRIMGAADMGFVKLDEKTKKLLWGKIQFENVEKGYADPSKNKFVLPDKDLWAVCAVIPQSLWMQQYTERMSWASSNTMSYSRANIYANRISVFLRGLGYQSYGGDTESVGRLVGFGVMSGMGEYGRAGILVSPQFGTNIRTVMVTITDLPLAVTKPIDAGITKFCEACKKCGEMCPSGAISMEDKPFWGGQAKMQAEGIKGWYMDSKKCYSYMLGGEPDCSRCQSVCPFTKFDEAVLHDLIRISIGSAPALNGAIRKMDDIFGYGKEPDLDKTPWDIDPMDIPLYGLDKSRS